A single Anopheles funestus chromosome 2RL, idAnoFuneDA-416_04, whole genome shotgun sequence DNA region contains:
- the LOC125760733 gene encoding protein outspread isoform X2: MGSRNIECRKFSPNIFNKSKCTHCFRQREEHSAAALECNRATRKVSKRGYLFVAPWDWDFSNPVYRTKRWQRRWFVLYDDGELTYSVDEHPETIPQAIIDMTKVLEVTTADNITSHPHSIAITAPDRVTFVKGTCPEESKWWFNVLVAFPKSKGRHKRNATFPGGQATTILQAQLYSEAQSAIAAKSNTPAARDKLTLQLDSGKGQTRLRTRHRSSVDVSDSASKCLLLDGGGGISGADIRSRDELKLKDIANTITNVNRWSSPCITDSLSLTADHHEKPTSPRDENTIPPQYINGGSGGGGGTGGGGGTGGTSVGGTPLQMRPHSLTIPSSAPAIVSAIVKKIPTSIGKGGGGQVPPLASLQLSPATNSSPKLKPSQTHERGDPDGDCGMDDAPANYHGKNSEHRGPDADLLQAKKGWLLKQDGRVGEWSKHWFTLRGAALFYYRDPVAEEKGVLDGVLDVNSITSIAEVPVNKGYGFQLTTWDNHRIVLSAVTINVRNNWINVLKNAAGLPPTKASLELSNQNDDNFKTLPDKSPPTPATPSALEIELISDTIEHKPKLKRSKLLEKNNNSTNGHLLIEGVVPLAASPGSGEDVVDKVPKDVIVHLTSARAIAESNGVSTGDSNTTTNSSSNSSSTNSSSSSSSCSQPQPKQPVVQSPVTPLTPKSLLFSSDEEYRTASEGGRRDSVGDWGSPVSPSPPSVPLTSAVMRTKDRLRMTPPVSAQSQQRLHKRSRSSPPSSRRSTIESVPSEILTLQPVPAQKPINTVQEEEGSGLEKELQLRLQAAEKELAMLREETHEREARMSELLTTLERTEQELTRKRELEENREKLMVQLQDSRAAGQEIIDRITHELSKSRDTTKELEERLARGIEENESLYRRLQESGIAAPASPASSLCSLAVTRSGRIKRMDSFSDLTCLNAIDPTQLDREMLADEYRELRARFERAVSELKAMKRELKDAHGLYDELEIGYATLRKELDRQATEHDAQSRMMADRIQDMTNKYTAAEKQVRLLKQKAIRSEKRRSLSLKGKESLSIQKELEEKVSELESKIDALESGNVMPVAKATVELTTPEVAQPTRRSSSTRLRRKSLDSASLSAQPMQVLLRLNNLEKRVENVQPVVPVKPDVSECETASTSSSGNSKPVPEHLLDRLKSLEGVVVSVRELIDQSAQQFQSLRSSRSRRSVSPAADRKDSYKFIERCLTEVSKLLRESCDNCVVPVDGAGYGSVIVLPESNPIKLALNQLEAQLKSKLADLLKQRRMLRETNGLSQRKDMELLAERIAFESVCFGRLRHALERAENLQEFEERQTKVEVCETIQLMSMLKAKLSGKCVVRPSSSADVLASVLARKLMLSAGRTSTIRSLSFPPIGTALLDDLLRQQNEVHLIAKRYKTTIMENLAYGLAAETLSYIASSHETVQGAVQEAWRQAQEAVNAELVQSEIAHIMMRNAQRYESSLAPAFGYALSTQERITFETFADAVHEALRREMDAAVRQLTECYEETLEKMKRGQWRLHLEQERKPSEGRQLLAEFADIIAHKALIDARVQVLKGDYVPSRQKLQESTESSERVFSVAALKQYENLYTDLTADLEVANADDILAEADFNFMYKYFASEHSLNKAEVKEVSAILNELEKSVVALQASLHPDHGNVSAASAIDVDSLRSIHTRCVEIQQRIDSLISAAKQLQSRSEQCGRLQDRLKQLTEEHERELGTIRQQHEQKLATLQRRIDEQHQRIQAIDGERAELLERLENERNLLKQKEKELHELSVRLTRIDAASNEKDKEIEDLLDSYDQECKKARSLKDRCEELADSCRKTAAEYAELEKERDYLYEQMRKEQDHVKKLEKHLELLEAEHAQQVDNLHAAYREQQMANELDSQKDKDDEDSLRSRYQAEIEQLRALCEKGLAAMEASHKRIIHDLEEKHQQEIAKLILEKEQALAEETQATLAALDAMKKAHQNEVQREVTRFKQEFLKQFQKGGQPPQTYREKEQELEDVRQEILSLSEKYSMKCVETAALEEKLRNATQQLKCSQQHIQQLDVRNKQLRAHFVSNQPEETASAPPTSSVVTPKDTNLFTSSTQPESSPMATTAKRTPALGNGNGTPSTTATTPSTIAPLSPSIESNSPLELLDLRECQHLLNNKKESHPRLKFTEGAKLGVAPIFSTSSSPGTTPTGTAINDSVNLASSTNNNRAKVLSSKQLNMNLISGGSGPLSTGASGPPTPHPVSLTLPLIASATFKNSNLHRNHVPVGSNNGSNGTNTNHLNHLHSNNNNNNHLHNNNNVSSLNNNNNNDNDNMHELKPSTKLCSPPPLDERDVEQQIHRFELEI, from the exons TGTACAGCGAGGCACAGTCGGCTATTGCGGCCAAAAGCAACACACCCGCTGCACGAGACAAGCTGACACTGCAGCTCGATAGCGGTAAAGGCCAGACGCGACTCCGGACCCGCCATCGCTCATCGGTTGACGTCAGTGATTCAG CATCCAAATGTTTACTACtggacggtggtggtggtatcAGTGGTGCGGATATACGCTCGAGGGACGAACTAAAGCTGAAGGATATCGCCAACACGATCACGAACGTGAACCGCTGGAGTAGCCCCTGCATCACGGACAGCCTGTCACTCACGGCGGACCACCACGAGAAGCCGACGAGCCCGCGGGACGAAAACACGATCCCACCACAATACATCAATGGCGGTAGTGGAGGCGGTGGTGGTaccggtggtggaggtggtacAGGAGGGACCAGTGTCGGTGGAACGCCGTTACAGATGCGACCCCACTCACTCACCATACCGTCCAGTGCGCCCGCGATCGTGTCGGCCATCGTGAAGAAAATTCCAACCTCGATCGGCAAGGGTGGTGGCGGACAGGTGCCACCGCTTGCATCGCTGCAATTGTCGCCCGCCACTAACTCTAGTCCGAAGCTGAAGCCTAGTCAAACGCACGAACGGGGTGATCCGGACGGTGACTGCGGTATGGACGATGCGCCGGCAAACTATCACGGCAAAAACTCGGAACATCGCGGCCCAGACGCGGATCTGCTGCAGGCGAAGAAGGGCTGGTTGCTGAAGCAGGACGGACGGGTCGGTGAATGGAGTAAACATTGGTTTACGCTGCGAGGGGCCGCACTGTTCTACTACCGTGATCCGGTCGCTGAAGAGAAGGGTGTACTGGACGGTGTGCTGGACGTGAATAGCATCACCAGCATTGCCGAGGTACCTGTCAACAAGGGATACGGTTTTCAGCTCACG ACCTGGGACAACCATCGTATCGTTCTGTCCGCGGTAACGATTAACGTGCGCAACAATTGGATCAACGTGCTGAAGAACGCTGCCGGACTGCCACCGACGAAGGCCAGCCTCGAGCTAAGCAATCAGAACGATGACAACTTCAAAACGTTACCGGACAAATCGCCACCAACACCGGCCACACCCAGCGCGCTGGAGATCGAGCTGATCAGCGATACGATCGAGCATAAGCCGAAACTGAAGCGAAGCAAACTGCTcgaaaagaacaacaacagcacgaACGGTCACCTGTTAATTGAGGGTGTTGTACCGCTGGCGGCAAGCCCGGGCTCGGGAGAGGACGTCGTGGATAAGGTACCGAAAGACGTTATCGTACATCTGACGTCTGCCCGAGCCATTGCCGAATCGAACGGCGTCAGCACCGGGGACAGTAACACGACCACCAATAGCAGTAGCAATAGCAGTAGTACtaacagtagtagtagtagcagtagttgTAGTCAGCCTCAACCAAAGCAACCGGTGGTGCAGTCGCCCGTCACACCGCTAACACCCAAATCGTTGCTGTTCTCGTCGGACGAGGAGTATCGGACGGCGTCCGAAGGTGGCCGGCGGGATAGTGTCGGTGACTGGGGCTCGCCGGTGTCGCCTTCGCCTCCGTCGGTGCCACTGACCAGTGCGGTAATGCGTACCAAAGATAGGTTAAGAATGACCCCGCCGGTATCGGCCCAAAGTCAGCAACGATTGCACAAGCGTAGTCGGTCGTCGCCTCCAAGCTCAAGGCGCAGCACCATCGAGAGCGTTCCGTCGGAGATCCTGACCCTGCAGCCGGTTCCGGCCCAAAAACCGATCAACACCGTACAGGAGGAGGAAGGTAGTGGATTGGAGAAAGAGCTGCAGCTACGATTGCAAGCAGCGGAGAAGGAACTGGCAATGTTGCGCGAAGAAACACACGAGCGGGAAGCTCGCATGTCCGAACTGCTCACGACGCTCGAGCGCACTGAGCAGGAACTGACCCGGAAGCGCGAACTGGAGGAAAACCGTGAAAAGTTGATGGTGCAGCTACAGGACAGTCGAGCCGCTGGGCAGGAAATCATTGATCGGATCACACACGAACTGTCGAAGAGTCGTGATACAACCAAGGAGCTGGAGGAACGGTTGGCCCGTGGAATCGAAGAGAACGAATCACTCTACCGACGGCTACAGGAGAGTGGTATCGCCGCACCCGCCAGTCCAGCTTCAAGTCTTTGCAGCTTGGCGGTGACGCGCAGTGGCCGCATCAAGCGTATGGATTCATTCAGCGATCTTACCTGCCTTAACGCGATCGATCCTACCCAGCTCGATCGGGAGATGCTGGCGGACGAGTACCGAGAGCTAAGGGCACGCTTTGAACGAGCCGTTAGTGAGCTGAAAGCGATGAAACGTGAACTGAAAGATGCGCACGGACTGTACGACGAGCTGGAAATTGGTTATGCTACACTGCGCAAAGAACTCGACCGACAAGCGACCGAACATGACGCTCAGTCGCGCATGATGGCCGATCGCATACAGGACATGACGAACAAATATACGGCGGCCGAGAAACAGGTACGACTCTTGAAACAGAAAGCAATCCGGTCCGAAAAGCGACGTTCGCTGTCTCTGAAGGGCAAGGAGTCACTCTCGATCCAGAAGGAGTTGGAAGAGAAGGTGTCCGAGTTGGAAAGTAAAATAGATGCGCTCGAAAGTGGCAACGTGATGCCGGTAGCAAAAGCGACCGTAGAATTGACAACGCCCGAAGTCGCGCAACCCACACGACGCTCCTCCTCCACAAGACTACGTCGCAAAAGTCTAGACAGTGCGTCGCTTTCGGCCCAACCGATGCAAGTTCTGCTGCGACTAAACAATCTCGAAAAGCGTGTCGAAAACGTGCAGCCAGTGGTGCCAGTAAAACCAGACGTCAGTGAGTGTGAAACGGCCAGTACATCCAGCTCGGGCAACTCGAAACCGGTGCCGGAACATCTGCTCGACCGGCTCAAGAGTCTCGAGGGTGTTGTGGTATCGGTGCGTGAGCTGATCGATCAGAGTGCGCAACAGTTCCAGAGTTTGCGATCATCCCGCTCTCGACGATCCGTATCACCTGCTGCCGATCGGAAGGATTCGTACAAATTTATCGAACGTTGTCTGACGGAGGTGTCGAAGTTGTTGCGCGAAAGCTGCGATAACTGTGTCGTTCCAGTGGATGGTGCCGGGTACGGTAGTGTCATTGTACTGCCGGAATCGAACCCGATCAAGCTGGCACTGAATCAACTCGAAGCACAGCTTAAGAGTAAGCTGGCAGATCTCCTAAAGCAAAGACGAATGTTACGCGAAACGAACGGGCTTTCCCAGCGCAAAGACATGGAGCTGCTTGCCGAGAGGATCGCTTTCGAGAGCGTTTGTTTTGGTCGGTTGCGTCACGCGTTGGAACGTGCAGAGAACCTGCAAGAGTTCGAAGAGCGTCAAACCAAGGTTGAGGTGTGTGAAACCATCCAGCTAATGTCGATGTTGAAGGCGAAACTTTCGGGCAAATGTGTCGTCCGGCCGAGCAGTAGTGCTGACGTGCTGGCGAGTGTTTTAGCTCGCAAACTCATGCTGTCCGCCGGTCGAACAAGCACGATTCGATCACTTTCCTTCCCACCCATCGGGACCGCTTTGCTCGATGATCTGTTGCGACAGCAGAACGAGGTGCACCTGATTGCCAAGCGCTACAAAACGACCATTATGGAGAACCTCGCGTACGGGCTTGCTGCGGAAACGCTCAGCTATATTGCGTCCTCGCACGAAACGGTACAAGGTGCGGTACAGGAAGCGTGGCGTCAGGCACAGGAAGCGGTCAATGCCGAGCTGGTACAGTCCGAGATCGCACACATCATGATGCGAAATGCTCAGCGCTACGAAAGCTCTCTAGCGCCCGCCTTCGGGTACGCACTGTCCACCCAGGAACGCATTACGTTCGAAACATTCGCGGACGCTGTGCATGAGGCACTTCGACGCGAAATGGATGCAGCCGTACGGCAACTAACGGAATGTTACGAAGAAACACTGGAGAAGATGAAACGTGGCCAGTGGCGACTGCATCTGGAGCAGGAGCGAAAACCCAGCGAAGGGCGACAGCTGTTGGCAGAGTTTGCGGACATTATCGCTCACAAAGCGCTAATCGATGCACGCGTACAGGTACTGAAAGGTGACTATGTTCCGTCTCGACAAAAGCTGCAGGAATCTACCGAGTCGTCGGAGCGTGTGTTCAGTGTGGCTGCCCTGAAGCAGTACGAGAATCTGTACACGGATCTCACAGCTGACTTGGAGGTGGCGAATGCTGACGACATCCTGGCCGAAGCGGACTTTAACTTCATGTACAAGTACTTTGCCAGCGAACACTCTTTGAACAAGGCCGAGGTGAAGGAAGTGTCTGCGATACTGAACGAGCTGGAGAAGTCAGTGGTAGCTTTGCAAGCTTCTTTACACCCAGACCATGGTAACGTCAGTGCCGCTAGTGCGATCGACGTGGACAGCTTGCGAAGTATTCACACACGGTGCGTTGAGATACAGCAGCGCATTGATTCGTTGATTAGTGCCGCCAAACAGTTGCAGTCACGCAGTGAACAGTGTGGCCGGCTACAGGATCGTCTTAAGCAACTTACCGAAGAGCACGAACGGGAACTCGGTACGATCAGGCAGCAGCACGAGCAAAAGCTTGCCACTCTACAGCGTCGAATTGACGAACAGCACCAGCGCATTCAAGCGATCGATGGTGAACGAGCCGAACTGCTCGAACGGCTGGAAAACGAGCGTAATCTGTTGAAACAGAAGGAGAAGGAGCTGCACGAACTGTCCGTCCGCTTAACCCGCATCGATGCGGCTAGCAACGAGAAGGACAAGGAGATTGAAGATCTACTCGACAGCTACGATCAAGAGTGTAAGAAAGCACGCTCGCTAAAGGATCGTTGTGAGGAGCTAGCGGACAGTTGCCGGAAAACGGCCGCCGAGTATGCCGAGCTGGAGAAGGAGCGGGACTATCTGTACGAGCAGATGCGCAAAGAGCAGGACCATGTGAAGAAGTTGGAGAAACATCTGGAACTGCTGGAAGCGGAACATGCGCAACAGGTGGACAATCTGCACGCCGCCTACCGGGAGCAACAGATGGCAAACGAGCTGGACTCGCAGAAGGATAAAGACGATGAGGACAGTTTGCGATCGCGCTACCAGGCAGAAATCGAGCAGTTAAGG GCACTCTGTGAGAAGGGACTGGCCGCGATGGAAGCGTCGCACAAGCGCATCATCCACGATCTGGAGGAAAAGCACCAGCAGGAGATCGCGAAACTCATTCTGGAGAAGGAACAAGCGCTGGCCGAAGAAACACAG GCAACACTGGCAGCACTTGACGCCATGAAGAAAGCACACCAGAATGAGGTACAGCGTGAGGTGACGCGCTTCAAACAGGAGTTCCTCAAACAGTTCCAGAAGGGTGGCCAACCGCCCCAAACGTACCGCGAGAAGGA ACAAGAACTGGAAGACGTACGGCAGGAGATACTGTCCCTCTCGGAGAAGTACTCGATGAAGTGCGTGGAAACGGCGGCGCTCGAGGAAAAGCTTCGTAATGCGACGCAACAGTTGAAATGTTCTCAGCAGCACATTCAGCAGCTTGATGTTAG AAACAAGCAACTGCGGGCACACTTTGTCTCAAACCAGCCGGAAGAAACGGCTTCCGCACCACCGACCAGCAGTGTCGTAACGCCAAAGGATACCAACCTGTTCACCAGCAGCACG CAGCCAGAAAGTTCACCAATGGCCACCACGGCTAAAAGGACACCAGCGCTAGGCAACGGTAATGGAACGCCTAGCACAACGGCGACGACACCATCGACGATCGCACCACTTTCCCCGTCGATCGAGTCCAATAGTCCGCTCGAATTGCTCGATCTTCGCGAGTGCCAGCACCTACTGAATAATAAGAAAGAATCACATCCACGGTTGAAGTTCACCGAAG GAGCCAAACTAGGTGTAGCACCGATCTTCTCTACCTCCAGCTCGCCCGGCACCACCCCAACCGGTACGGCGATCAATGATTCCGTCAATCTGGCGagcagcaccaacaacaaTCGCGCCAAAGTTCTCAGCTCGAAGCAGCTCAACATGAACCTGATCAGCGGAGGTTCCGGTCCACTGTCTACCGGTGCGTCCGGACCACCGACACCCCACCCAGTGTCGCTCACACTACCACTGATCGCAAGTGCCACGTTCAAGAACAGCAATCTGCACCGTAACCATGTGCCCGTTGGCAGCAACAATGGCAGTAACGGCACCAATACGAATCATCTCAACCACCttcacagcaacaacaacaacaacaatcacttacacaacaacaacaatgttagtagtttaaataataataataataatgataacgATAACATGCACGAGCTTAAGCCATCGACCAAACTTTGTTCGCCCCCTCCCTTAGATGAGAGGGACGTTGAACAGCAAATTCATCGATTCGAGTTGGaaatctaa